A stretch of Anaerohalosphaeraceae bacterium DNA encodes these proteins:
- a CDS encoding glycerophosphodiester phosphodiesterase: MFRMGWNGSLSVCLLTGILMTSGCARQAEVIAHRGASYDAPENTLSAVRLAWEQGADAVEVDVHLTADHQLAVIHDADTKRTAGTDWRVSEKTMAQLRTLDVGRWKAEQFAGQTIPTLEEVLELLPKGKRLFVEIKCKGEILPYLQKAVETSGKRRQIVIICFDPDVLVQSKQRMPDIPVYWLVGTEKDKETGKPIPHSPELITFIREKGINGLDVNYEGVDEVFARAVRQAGYDWYVWTVDDCRTAERMIRLGARGITTNRPGRLKNDCSKER; encoded by the coding sequence ATGTTCCGGATGGGTTGGAATGGGAGTTTGTCTGTTTGTCTTTTGACGGGGATTCTGATGACGTCGGGATGTGCACGGCAGGCGGAGGTTATTGCCCATCGGGGGGCTTCGTATGATGCGCCGGAAAACACGCTGTCGGCGGTTCGGCTGGCCTGGGAACAGGGAGCGGATGCCGTGGAGGTAGATGTGCATCTGACGGCGGACCATCAGCTGGCGGTGATTCACGATGCGGATACCAAACGGACGGCCGGTACGGACTGGCGGGTGAGCGAAAAGACGATGGCACAGCTGCGGACGCTGGATGTCGGGCGATGGAAAGCAGAACAATTCGCCGGTCAAACGATTCCGACGCTGGAGGAGGTGCTGGAGCTGCTGCCGAAGGGAAAAAGGCTGTTTGTGGAAATCAAGTGCAAAGGGGAAATCCTGCCATATCTGCAAAAGGCCGTCGAGACAAGCGGCAAGCGCCGGCAGATTGTCATCATTTGTTTTGACCCGGATGTACTGGTTCAGAGCAAACAGCGGATGCCGGATATTCCGGTTTATTGGCTGGTGGGGACGGAAAAAGACAAAGAGACCGGAAAGCCCATCCCGCATTCTCCGGAGCTGATCACGTTTATCCGGGAAAAAGGCATTAACGGGCTGGATGTGAATTATGAAGGGGTGGATGAAGTCTTTGCCCGGGCGGTTCGGCAGGCCGGATATGACTGGTATGTCTGGACGGTGGATGACTGCCGGACGGCGGAACGGATGATTCGGCTGGGGGCGAGGGGAATCACAACCAACCGTCCCGGCCGGCTGAAAAACGACTGTTCAAAGGAACGTTAA
- a CDS encoding anaerobic ribonucleoside-triphosphate reductase activating protein: MKFGGFQPLTLSDFPGRTAAVLFVQGCNFRCPFCHNGRLLERDAEDVFDEQTAVALLAERRKILDGIVLSGGEPTLQADLPDFIRELRRMGFQVKLDTNGSQSRMLESVLEEGLLDYAAMDIKAPPCKYPLLTGGVYPREEIERSIELIVHSGIAAEFRTTFVPGLLTSEDLEQIRRSLPAGAVYKIQKFAAESALEASLRKPSELIEETL, encoded by the coding sequence ATGAAATTCGGCGGTTTTCAGCCGTTGACGCTCAGTGATTTTCCGGGAAGGACGGCGGCGGTTCTGTTTGTACAGGGATGCAATTTTCGCTGTCCGTTCTGCCATAACGGACGTTTGCTGGAGAGGGATGCCGAGGATGTGTTTGACGAACAGACGGCTGTAGCCCTTTTGGCGGAGCGTCGGAAGATTCTGGACGGCATAGTGCTCAGCGGCGGTGAACCGACCCTGCAGGCGGATTTGCCGGATTTTATCCGAGAGCTTCGGCGGATGGGATTTCAGGTCAAACTGGATACAAACGGCAGTCAATCAAGGATGCTCGAATCTGTGCTGGAAGAGGGGCTGCTGGATTATGCGGCGATGGATATCAAAGCCCCGCCGTGCAAATATCCGCTGCTGACCGGCGGGGTGTATCCCCGGGAGGAAATCGAACGCAGCATCGAGCTGATTGTGCACAGCGGAATTGCGGCGGAGTTTCGCACAACCTTTGTGCCCGGACTGCTGACGTCGGAAGATTTGGAGCAGATTCGTCGGAGTCTGCCGGCTGGTGCTGTTTACAAAATCCAAAAGTTTGCGGCGGAATCGGCGCTGGAGGCATCACTGCGAAAACCATCGGAACTTATCGAGGAGACGTTATGA
- a CDS encoding ParA family protein has protein sequence MKTFAVTNQKGGCGKTTTAVNVAAALASRGYRTLLVDLDPQGHATLAFGLQPDTLEQTIYEALVNPQVLLGRILQPTCLPTLQLAPSNVLLSGAESQLLRMMDREFVLRRLLEELAGSFDYCLIDCSPSLNLLTLNAMAASDELIVPVQTQYYALEGLRQVMETVDVVRERFAPNLRIRGILLTLVERRTLLSRQVEEQMREYFGSLIFQTVIHRSVRLAEAPSAGQSVITYAPQSIGAAEYQSLTDELLYETQNRTAQESVLYI, from the coding sequence ATGAAAACCTTTGCCGTAACCAATCAGAAAGGAGGATGCGGGAAAACCACCACGGCCGTCAATGTGGCGGCGGCGCTGGCCTCCCGCGGATACCGAACACTCCTGGTGGACCTCGACCCGCAGGGACACGCCACGCTGGCCTTCGGCCTTCAACCCGACACCCTCGAACAGACCATTTACGAAGCCCTGGTCAATCCTCAGGTCCTTCTCGGGCGAATCTTGCAGCCGACCTGCCTGCCGACGCTTCAGCTGGCCCCCAGCAATGTGCTGCTGTCCGGAGCCGAGTCGCAGCTGCTTCGAATGATGGACCGGGAGTTTGTGCTCCGCCGGCTTCTGGAGGAGCTGGCCGGCTCGTTTGACTACTGCCTGATTGACTGCTCGCCGTCGCTGAATCTCCTGACGCTGAACGCGATGGCGGCCTCCGACGAACTGATTGTTCCCGTTCAGACGCAGTATTACGCCCTCGAAGGACTGCGGCAGGTGATGGAAACGGTGGACGTTGTCCGGGAGCGCTTTGCCCCGAATCTCCGCATCCGCGGGATTCTGCTGACGCTCGTGGAGCGCCGGACGCTCCTGAGCCGACAGGTTGAAGAGCAGATGCGGGAGTATTTCGGTTCGCTGATTTTTCAAACGGTCATTCACCGCAGCGTCCGTCTGGCCGAGGCCCCCAGCGCCGGCCAGTCCGTAATCACATACGCCCCGCAGAGTATCGGCGCCGCGGAATATCAATCCCTTACGGATGAGCTGCTCTATGAAACCCAGAACCGGACTGCACAAGAAAGTGTCCTTTATATTTGA
- a CDS encoding secretin and TonB N-terminal domain-containing protein produces the protein MEKTGSKILWTFLWPAVFLLWPAATASAQNGGPTTEEPLAMRAERLSPVQQRMQQTVSVDFRNTPIDDVLRILARQAGVDIIKSPKVEGTVTATLNDVPLSEALANILEAHGYSYVTTENMIRVMPAGDIIDAREKIISRIYRITYADVKDVETALRKFITERGSISANPGTSNIIVTDVESKIKAIDAFIEEIDRITPQILVEAKIYDISSRANLDLGVEWQMGTNTLYDLQGSSYSNGTAVTSTIGNAVQGTVTNPAITSVFSGDVGKTSSTDGIFRFGILNDHVRLDAALKAKQEDIRAKLLANPRILVLDNVQAEIKIVEEFPYQELTESSGGGSIGTTAFREVGIELRVVPHLTRDGLIRLLLNPKFSVRTGEVVITGISNPIPQPIIASRETMTTALIRDGQTVVIGGLKKQDVSQQINKIPILGNLPLVGFLFRSEGESTLNSELVIFITPTIVRHPTLSDEEQRHLANTVFTPPLAPQPRIKDPTN, from the coding sequence ATGGAAAAGACAGGCAGCAAAATCCTTTGGACGTTTTTATGGCCGGCGGTCTTTCTGCTTTGGCCGGCGGCGACGGCATCCGCCCAGAACGGAGGCCCCACAACAGAAGAGCCCCTCGCGATGCGGGCCGAACGGCTCAGCCCCGTCCAGCAGCGCATGCAGCAGACCGTCAGTGTGGATTTTCGTAATACGCCGATTGACGATGTGCTTCGCATCCTGGCCCGCCAGGCCGGCGTGGACATCATCAAAAGCCCCAAAGTTGAAGGCACCGTGACCGCCACCCTGAACGATGTCCCGCTGAGCGAGGCGCTGGCTAATATTCTCGAAGCGCACGGATACAGCTACGTGACCACCGAAAATATGATTCGGGTCATGCCCGCCGGCGATATCATTGATGCGCGGGAGAAAATCATCAGCCGAATCTATCGGATTACCTACGCCGACGTCAAAGACGTGGAGACGGCTCTCCGCAAATTCATCACGGAACGGGGCTCGATTTCCGCCAATCCCGGCACCAGCAACATCATCGTGACGGATGTCGAAAGCAAAATCAAGGCCATCGATGCCTTCATCGAAGAAATCGACCGCATCACGCCGCAAATCCTCGTCGAGGCCAAAATCTATGACATCTCCTCCCGGGCCAATCTGGATCTGGGCGTCGAATGGCAGATGGGAACCAACACCCTCTATGACCTGCAGGGAAGCTCCTATTCCAACGGGACGGCCGTCACCAGCACCATCGGCAACGCTGTTCAGGGCACTGTAACCAATCCGGCCATCACCAGCGTTTTCTCCGGCGATGTCGGCAAAACCTCCAGCACCGACGGCATCTTCCGCTTCGGCATCCTCAATGACCATGTCCGGCTCGACGCCGCCCTGAAAGCCAAACAGGAAGACATTCGCGCCAAACTGCTGGCCAACCCGCGCATCCTCGTGCTGGACAATGTGCAGGCCGAAATCAAAATTGTGGAAGAGTTTCCCTATCAGGAGCTGACGGAAAGCAGCGGCGGCGGCAGCATCGGCACTACGGCCTTCCGGGAAGTCGGCATTGAACTGCGCGTCGTGCCTCATCTGACACGCGACGGGCTCATCCGGCTGCTGCTGAATCCCAAATTCAGCGTCCGCACGGGCGAGGTGGTCATCACCGGCATCAGCAACCCGATTCCGCAGCCCATCATCGCCAGCCGCGAAACGATGACCACCGCCCTGATTCGGGACGGACAGACCGTCGTCATCGGCGGACTGAAAAAACAGGATGTCTCTCAGCAAATCAACAAAATCCCCATCCTGGGCAATCTGCCTCTGGTGGGCTTCCTTTTCCGTTCTGAGGGCGAAAGCACACTCAACAGTGAACTGGTGATTTTCATCACCCCCACGATTGTCAGACATCCGACCCTCAGCGACGAAGAACAGCGGCATCTGGCCAATACGGTCTTTACGCCTCCGCTGGCCCCTCAGCCGCGCATCAAAGACCCGACGAATTGA
- the metE gene encoding 5-methyltetrahydropteroyltriglutamate--homocysteine S-methyltransferase, producing the protein MMMTANLGFPRMGIERELKKALEAYWKGEISQENLLETGRMLRIRHWQLQKTLGIEQIPSNDFSFYDHVLDTLLMTGAVPSRFLRSGEQLGLDTYFRMARGDAEAAAMEMTKWFDTNYHYIVPEFEEGQTFRLRSEKVLREFEEAKELGILTRPVLLGPLTFLRLGKSKGSLKKGVLLENLLPVYEEVLGRLREAGADWVQMDEPILVLDMSAEEERLFQRGYSRLLSSPHPKICLTAYFGTISDKLPWLTKLPVDAVHLDLVRAPEQLEAAMEMIPEPMMLSMGIVNGRNIWKANLTECLEKLYRAAERLGTERLMVASSCSLLHCPLDLAQETALPAEIRQRMAFAVQKLQEIHILTRAVREGRQAVEPILEENQRLFSPGKTSRLFYNPEVRNRMNRLTDSMFSRQSGFEQRRRKQRQRLRLPLFPTTTIGSFPQTPEIRKARADFKKGILSETEYRSVMKHEIEKVIRFQESVWLDVLVHGEPERNDMVEYFGEMLDGFAFTQNGWVQSYGSRCVKPPVIYGDVRRRAPMTVYWIQYAQSLTDKPVKGMLTGPMTLLQWSFVREDQPRRDTAFQLALAVRDEAADLEAAGIRIIQIDEPGLCEGVPLRQSERTEYFDWAVKAFRLASCGVKDETQIHTHMCYADFNDRMDAIIAMDADVLSIEASRSGAVLLEVFERYRYPNEIGPGVYDIHSPRVPSVEEMVMLLNEMLRHLRAEQIWVNPDCGLKTRGWPETEASLKNMVQAAVRLRQSLGG; encoded by the coding sequence ATGATGATGACGGCCAATCTGGGTTTTCCCCGGATGGGGATTGAACGGGAGTTGAAAAAGGCGCTGGAAGCCTATTGGAAAGGAGAGATTTCGCAGGAGAATCTGCTGGAAACGGGGCGCATGCTGCGGATAAGGCACTGGCAGCTGCAGAAGACGCTCGGAATTGAGCAGATCCCCAGTAATGATTTTTCCTTTTATGACCATGTTCTGGATACGTTGCTGATGACGGGAGCGGTGCCGTCTCGGTTTCTCCGGTCCGGCGAACAGCTCGGTCTGGATACCTATTTTCGGATGGCCCGGGGTGATGCCGAAGCGGCGGCGATGGAAATGACCAAGTGGTTTGACACCAATTATCACTACATAGTCCCGGAATTTGAAGAGGGGCAGACTTTCCGGCTGCGGTCGGAAAAAGTGCTGCGGGAGTTCGAGGAAGCCAAAGAATTGGGAATTCTCACGCGTCCTGTTTTGCTGGGCCCGCTGACGTTTCTGCGGCTGGGCAAAAGCAAAGGTTCTTTGAAGAAAGGGGTTTTGCTGGAGAACCTGCTGCCTGTCTATGAAGAGGTTTTGGGCCGACTCAGAGAAGCGGGGGCCGACTGGGTTCAGATGGACGAACCGATTTTGGTTCTGGATATGAGCGCCGAAGAAGAGCGTCTTTTTCAAAGGGGATACAGTCGGCTGCTGTCGTCACCGCATCCGAAGATTTGTCTGACAGCGTACTTTGGGACTATTTCGGATAAACTGCCGTGGCTGACAAAACTGCCTGTTGATGCTGTTCATCTGGATTTGGTACGGGCGCCGGAGCAGCTGGAGGCGGCGATGGAGATGATTCCAGAGCCGATGATGCTGTCGATGGGGATTGTGAATGGTCGAAACATCTGGAAAGCGAACCTGACGGAATGTCTGGAAAAATTATACCGTGCGGCTGAGCGGCTCGGAACGGAACGTCTGATGGTTGCATCTTCCTGCTCGCTTCTGCATTGTCCGCTTGATTTGGCTCAGGAAACGGCCCTGCCTGCCGAGATTCGCCAGCGGATGGCCTTTGCAGTGCAGAAACTGCAGGAAATTCATATCTTGACGCGGGCTGTCCGCGAGGGACGGCAGGCCGTAGAGCCGATTCTGGAGGAGAACCAGCGTCTTTTTTCGCCGGGGAAGACCTCGCGGCTGTTCTATAATCCTGAGGTTCGGAACCGGATGAATCGGCTGACGGATTCGATGTTCTCCCGGCAGTCTGGTTTTGAACAGCGACGAAGGAAGCAGCGTCAGCGGCTGCGCCTGCCGCTGTTTCCGACCACGACTATCGGCTCGTTTCCGCAGACGCCGGAAATCCGCAAAGCCCGGGCGGATTTCAAAAAGGGAATTCTGTCTGAAACGGAATACCGGTCTGTGATGAAACACGAGATAGAAAAGGTCATTCGTTTTCAGGAATCGGTCTGGCTGGATGTGCTGGTGCATGGTGAGCCGGAACGCAATGACATGGTGGAGTATTTTGGGGAGATGCTGGATGGCTTTGCATTTACCCAGAACGGATGGGTGCAGAGTTACGGCTCCCGCTGTGTCAAGCCGCCTGTTATTTACGGGGATGTCCGGCGGCGGGCCCCAATGACGGTGTATTGGATTCAATATGCTCAATCCCTGACCGACAAACCGGTCAAGGGGATGCTGACCGGTCCGATGACGCTTCTGCAATGGTCGTTTGTCCGGGAGGACCAGCCGCGTCGGGATACGGCTTTTCAGCTGGCACTGGCCGTTCGGGATGAAGCAGCGGATTTGGAGGCGGCCGGCATCCGCATCATTCAGATTGATGAACCGGGTCTGTGCGAGGGGGTTCCTCTGCGGCAGTCGGAACGGACGGAATATTTTGACTGGGCCGTGAAGGCGTTTCGCCTGGCTTCCTGCGGGGTCAAAGACGAAACGCAGATTCATACCCATATGTGTTATGCGGATTTCAATGACCGGATGGATGCCATTATTGCAATGGATGCGGATGTGCTGTCAATTGAGGCCTCCCGCTCGGGTGCGGTGCTGCTTGAGGTGTTTGAACGATACCGCTATCCGAACGAAATCGGCCCGGGAGTGTATGATATTCACAGTCCGCGGGTACCCTCCGTCGAAGAGATGGTGATGCTGCTGAACGAAATGCTTCGGCATCTTCGAGCTGAGCAGATATGGGTCAATCCGGACTGTGGTTTAAAAACCCGCGGCTGGCCGGAGACGGAGGCATCTTTGAAAAATATGGTGCAGGCCGCCGTTCGTCTGCGTCAAAGTCTGGGCGGCTGA
- a CDS encoding demethoxyubiquinone hydroxylase family protein produces the protein MSQASDNSNRPSKAPADSRVQTRFLLMPNQANPFGTAFGGAIAAEIDMAASMAAQRHADGPVVTAAMDTLQFEQPIHIGDQVVLDAVVSYAGRTSMEVAVEVHCENPQQGRRVLATTAYLTFVAVDPQTGRPRPVPALVPQTPQEHKRYEEAFVRVQTRQHLRRKVPGESRPADDRSAGAEMEVLRPLLRREDVAFRGEELSPEGRKKLARALRTLHSLELMATTIYRLQIGPERTELNRELIAAMCNELTHWQDFQTQLYEYGFRPSPLRLFWQAVGVVFGLGSRLAGAKWILKTGIWVESKAVEHYSRLLEAAPWEDASRRMLLKNQEDEQGHIQTWRRLLKEMEAQKKSRRKEDSGGLE, from the coding sequence ATGTCGCAGGCGTCTGATAATTCAAACCGACCCTCGAAGGCCCCGGCGGACAGCCGGGTTCAGACCCGGTTTCTGCTGATGCCCAACCAGGCCAATCCGTTTGGTACGGCTTTCGGCGGGGCGATAGCGGCCGAGATTGATATGGCGGCCTCGATGGCGGCCCAGCGGCATGCAGATGGGCCGGTCGTGACGGCAGCAATGGACACGCTGCAGTTTGAGCAGCCCATTCACATCGGGGACCAGGTGGTGCTGGATGCGGTGGTCAGTTATGCCGGCCGGACTTCGATGGAAGTAGCGGTGGAGGTACATTGTGAAAATCCGCAGCAGGGCCGGCGGGTCCTGGCAACCACGGCCTATCTGACCTTTGTGGCGGTGGACCCGCAGACCGGAAGACCCCGTCCGGTTCCGGCCCTTGTTCCGCAAACACCGCAGGAGCACAAGCGGTATGAAGAGGCCTTTGTCCGGGTGCAGACCCGTCAGCATCTCCGCCGCAAAGTTCCGGGCGAATCCCGGCCTGCGGACGACCGGTCGGCAGGGGCGGAAATGGAGGTGCTGCGGCCTCTGCTGCGGCGGGAGGATGTGGCCTTTCGCGGGGAAGAGCTTAGCCCGGAGGGGCGAAAGAAGCTTGCCCGGGCCCTGCGGACGCTGCATTCACTGGAGTTGATGGCGACAACGATTTATCGGCTTCAAATCGGGCCGGAGCGGACAGAGCTCAATCGGGAACTGATTGCGGCGATGTGCAATGAACTGACGCACTGGCAGGATTTTCAGACGCAGCTGTATGAGTACGGGTTTCGTCCGAGTCCTTTGCGGCTGTTCTGGCAGGCTGTTGGAGTTGTATTCGGGCTCGGCTCTCGGCTGGCGGGGGCGAAGTGGATTTTGAAGACAGGCATTTGGGTCGAATCCAAAGCAGTCGAGCATTACAGCCGGCTGCTTGAGGCGGCGCCCTGGGAGGATGCCTCCCGGCGGATGCTGTTGAAGAATCAGGAAGATGAGCAGGGGCATATCCAAACTTGGCGGCGGCTGCTGAAGGAGATGGAGGCGCAGAAAAAAAGCCGCCGGAAAGAGGATTCCGGCGGCTTGGAATGA
- a CDS encoding CBS domain-containing protein, which translates to MPKGLSTQISPCFMQPDAKRAIDVIKYGVITVTPQTRLYQALACIVDLNISGLPVVDNHLLLQGIITEKDLLAMLYEKQTTSGLVESYMHREVVSFPAETLLEEICNCLIQNPFRRVPITHRGKVVSVISRTDLVRVNVHKFLPEQEPAPKKPFSARQLMTKGLITVRPESTLGEALSLMADYSISGLPVVEEGMYLVGIITEKDLMPYFYSQTIPPAQVGKIMTTDVTVFSPESSVFEITECLIHNNFRRVPIVKDGVLVGLVSRADVIRYILRNLTRISHYRAVQKVNQLIP; encoded by the coding sequence ATGCCGAAAGGTCTGTCAACCCAAATCAGTCCCTGCTTTATGCAGCCGGATGCCAAACGGGCAATCGACGTAATCAAGTACGGGGTGATTACCGTTACTCCGCAAACCCGTCTCTATCAGGCCCTGGCCTGCATCGTCGATTTGAATATCAGCGGCCTTCCCGTCGTGGACAACCACCTGCTTCTGCAGGGCATCATCACGGAAAAAGACCTTCTGGCCATGCTTTATGAAAAACAAACCACCAGCGGTCTGGTTGAAAGCTACATGCACAGAGAGGTTGTCTCTTTTCCGGCCGAGACGCTCCTGGAAGAAATCTGCAATTGTCTGATTCAAAACCCCTTCCGACGCGTGCCGATTACGCACCGCGGAAAAGTTGTCAGCGTTATCAGCCGAACCGACCTGGTCCGTGTCAATGTTCACAAGTTCCTTCCGGAACAGGAACCTGCCCCAAAAAAGCCTTTTTCCGCCCGGCAGCTGATGACCAAGGGCCTCATTACAGTCCGTCCTGAAAGCACCCTCGGAGAAGCCCTTTCTTTGATGGCGGATTACTCCATCAGCGGTCTGCCGGTCGTCGAAGAAGGGATGTATCTGGTCGGAATCATCACGGAAAAAGACCTGATGCCCTATTTCTACAGCCAGACGATTCCTCCGGCACAGGTCGGAAAAATTATGACAACAGACGTGACTGTTTTCTCTCCGGAATCCAGCGTCTTTGAAATTACCGAATGCCTCATCCACAACAATTTCCGGCGTGTGCCGATCGTCAAAGACGGTGTGCTGGTCGGCCTGGTCAGCCGCGCGGATGTCATCCGCTATATCCTGCGGAATCTCACCCGCATCAGCCACTATCGGGCCGTCCAGAAAGTCAACCAATTGATTCCGTAA
- the dcd gene encoding dCTP deaminase, with product MSICPDSWIRKKAVEYGMIEPFVDRQIRTAEGRSVISYGLSSFGYDIRVSRHFRVFTNVYGTVIDPKNFDPRGLVEVETDVCLIPPNSFVLALSVEKFRIPRNVMTICVGKSTYARCGIIVNVTPFEPGWEGHAVLEISNTTPLPAKVYAGEGLAQVLFFESDSPCEVSYADRNGKYQNQTGIRLPCV from the coding sequence ATGAGCATTTGTCCGGATTCGTGGATTCGAAAAAAGGCCGTCGAATACGGGATGATAGAGCCGTTTGTGGATCGGCAGATTCGCACGGCGGAAGGACGGAGCGTCATTTCCTACGGTCTGTCCTCGTTCGGCTATGATATTCGTGTTTCCCGTCATTTTCGGGTGTTTACCAACGTGTACGGCACGGTGATTGACCCCAAAAATTTTGACCCGCGGGGTCTGGTGGAGGTGGAAACGGATGTCTGTCTGATTCCGCCGAACAGTTTTGTGCTGGCTTTGAGTGTGGAAAAGTTCCGAATTCCCCGGAATGTGATGACGATTTGCGTCGGAAAATCCACGTATGCCCGATGCGGTATTATTGTGAACGTAACGCCGTTTGAACCGGGCTGGGAAGGCCATGCGGTGCTGGAGATTTCCAACACAACCCCGCTGCCGGCCAAGGTCTATGCCGGGGAAGGACTGGCACAGGTGCTTTTTTTTGAATCCGACAGTCCCTGTGAGGTTTCCTATGCGGATCGAAACGGCAAGTATCAGAATCAGACGGGCATTCGTCTGCCCTGTGTATAA
- a CDS encoding ribonucleoside triphosphate reductase — MKTASEQTIQSQTLSSISVGTSFAQVRKRDGRLVPFDCSKIEGAILKAGRATGEFDQPTAAHLAQRVLALMQMTLKASVPEVEQIQDIVEEVLLTSPFKKTAKAYILYRDQHARIREFVQKAEVDLIDQYLERLDWKVQENSNMSYSLQGLNNYVSSEISQAYWLNKIYTAEIRRAHQEGDFHIHDLGLLSAYCVGWDLRDLLCSGFKGVCGKTESRPARHFRTALGQIVNFFYTLQGEAAGAQAFSNVDTLLAPFIRHDRLTYSEVKQALQEFVFNINVPTRVGFQTPFTNITLDLQPPSALAQQPVVIGGELQQSVYGDYQEEMDIFNRAFLEVMEEGDARGRVFTFPIPTYNITKDFRWDSPTLEKLWAVTAKYGIPYFANFVNSELSPEDARSMCCRLRLDVRHLEKRGGGLFGANPLTGSIGVVTLNLPRLGYLAKDETDFLNRLDALLKKAYESLETKRHLLEEFTEKNLYPYTRYYLRHVKARSSRYWDNHFSTIGLVGMNEACLNLFGRDIGTPEGQTFARMVLERIRERLLVFQEESGHLYNLEATPAEGTSYRLARLDKQRYPDIRTAQPDPEKKPFYTNSTQLPVYYTQDLFQTLELQDELQSKYTGGTVLHIYLGEAAADPQAVKSFVRKICRNYRLPYFTISPTFSICPEHGYLKGCRRQCPQCGQKTEVYARVVGYLRPVDQWNEGKQAEFELRRSYQIEGF, encoded by the coding sequence ATGAAGACCGCATCGGAACAGACCATTCAGTCCCAGACTCTTTCCTCGATTTCGGTTGGAACATCTTTTGCCCAGGTTCGCAAGCGGGACGGCCGTTTGGTGCCGTTTGACTGCTCCAAGATTGAAGGAGCGATTCTGAAAGCCGGTCGGGCAACCGGTGAATTTGACCAGCCGACGGCGGCTCATTTGGCTCAGCGGGTTTTGGCGCTGATGCAGATGACGCTGAAGGCCTCGGTGCCGGAAGTCGAACAGATTCAGGATATTGTGGAGGAGGTCCTGCTGACCAGTCCGTTCAAGAAGACGGCGAAGGCCTATATTCTGTATCGCGACCAGCATGCCCGAATCCGGGAGTTTGTCCAGAAAGCCGAGGTGGATTTGATTGACCAGTATCTGGAGCGACTGGACTGGAAGGTTCAGGAAAACAGCAACATGTCTTACTCACTTCAGGGACTGAACAATTATGTGTCCAGTGAAATCAGTCAGGCGTACTGGCTGAACAAGATTTATACGGCGGAGATTCGCCGGGCTCATCAGGAAGGGGATTTTCATATTCATGATTTGGGGCTGCTGAGTGCATATTGTGTGGGATGGGATTTGCGGGATTTGCTCTGCAGCGGTTTTAAGGGGGTCTGCGGAAAGACGGAGAGCCGTCCGGCCCGTCATTTCCGGACGGCACTGGGACAGATTGTGAATTTCTTTTATACCCTTCAGGGAGAAGCGGCTGGAGCGCAGGCCTTTTCGAATGTGGATACCCTTTTGGCGCCGTTTATTCGGCATGACCGGCTGACCTATTCGGAGGTCAAGCAGGCCCTGCAGGAGTTTGTGTTCAATATCAATGTCCCGACGCGGGTTGGGTTTCAGACTCCGTTTACAAATATTACGCTGGATTTGCAGCCGCCGTCCGCACTGGCGCAGCAGCCCGTGGTGATTGGGGGGGAGCTTCAGCAGAGTGTGTACGGCGACTATCAGGAGGAAATGGATATTTTTAATCGGGCGTTTCTGGAGGTGATGGAGGAAGGGGACGCCCGCGGACGCGTGTTTACGTTTCCCATTCCGACCTACAACATTACAAAAGATTTCCGCTGGGACTCTCCGACGCTCGAAAAACTGTGGGCGGTGACGGCCAAGTACGGGATTCCGTATTTTGCGAATTTTGTCAATTCGGAGTTGTCGCCGGAGGATGCCCGGTCAATGTGCTGCCGGCTTCGTCTGGATGTGCGGCATCTGGAAAAGCGGGGCGGCGGGCTGTTTGGGGCTAATCCGCTGACCGGTTCAATCGGTGTGGTGACACTGAATCTGCCGCGACTGGGATATTTGGCCAAGGATGAAACGGATTTTCTGAATCGGCTGGATGCGCTGCTGAAAAAGGCCTATGAAAGTCTGGAGACCAAGCGTCATCTGCTGGAGGAGTTTACGGAGAAAAATCTGTATCCGTATACTCGGTATTATCTGCGGCATGTCAAGGCTCGCAGCAGCCGGTATTGGGATAATCATTTTTCCACGATTGGTCTGGTGGGAATGAATGAGGCCTGTCTGAATCTGTTCGGCAGGGACATCGGGACTCCCGAGGGGCAGACGTTTGCCCGGATGGTGCTGGAGCGGATTCGTGAGCGTCTGCTGGTTTTTCAGGAGGAAAGCGGACATCTGTACAATCTGGAGGCAACGCCGGCGGAGGGAACGTCCTATCGTCTGGCCCGTCTGGACAAACAGCGGTATCCGGATATTCGGACGGCGCAGCCGGACCCGGAGAAAAAGCCGTTTTACACCAATTCGACGCAGCTGCCGGTCTATTATACGCAGGACCTTTTCCAGACGCTCGAACTCCAGGATGAGCTGCAGTCGAAGTACACCGGCGGGACAGTCCTGCATATTTATTTGGGAGAGGCGGCGGCTGACCCGCAGGCGGTCAAATCGTTTGTCCGCAAAATCTGCCGGAATTACCGCCTGCCGTATTTTACGATTTCGCCGACCTTCAGTATCTGTCCGGAACACGGCTATTTAAAGGGCTGCCGCCGGCAGTGTCCCCAGTGCGGTCAAAAGACGGAGGTCTATGCCCGGGTGGTCGGCTATCTGCGTCCGGTGGACCAGTGGAATGAAGGCAAACAGGCGGAGTTTGAACTTCGCCGGTCGTATCAGATAGAGGGATTCTGA